The DNA segment GACGGCGACCGCTTCCTGACAGATTACATCAAGTCCAATAGCAAGTACATCATTGGCGCTTGCGATCCCAAGATGCAGCGCAAGATGTTCAAGGACGCTTTTGCTTCAGTGGGTGGCGACTTTGACAAGCAGGTGGTCTCCCTTGACCTGCGCAACATGTCCACAGAGGAGGCCATGAATAAGGTAGCAGAAGCGGTCAAGCAACTGAGCGAAGCTGCAGCTTAGCTTCAGCACCGACACTAATCTGCCCGGAGGCTATAGATGAATCCGAGAGGAATCCCAAGAGAACAGATACCCTGGTATCCACGCGTTGACCTGGACCAGTGCATTGGCTGCCAGGAGTGTTTCAACTTCTGTGGAAATGGCGTGTACCAATGGGATGACGAAGGGAATCACCCCATTGTCGCCAATCCTTA comes from the Chloroflexota bacterium genome and includes:
- a CDS encoding ferredoxin family protein yields the protein MNPRGIPREQIPWYPRVDLDQCIGCQECFNFCGNGVYQWDDEGNHPIVANPYNCVVGCSACANLCSGDAISFPTKEEIRKAIAELMAVHSQ